The following are from one region of the Littorina saxatilis isolate snail1 linkage group LG2, US_GU_Lsax_2.0, whole genome shotgun sequence genome:
- the LOC138957979 gene encoding uncharacterized protein — protein MLTSREKCGVTWKFGRLRVKTMCVVTSLFVMTVVCAARAGSTDEDTTSTTYIQNGRHLKVVWNYNDVRLAPPMIRSMQYRRRGPHRRRRKPHRYSFKGGKNHYRRRKNEDSWQKSRSGSRKKFDPEIKCNATSLSSLNRTYVESMEELDGLLCQYYEPWSKWRPCNRRCIQSRARKCREPKNCWSDRLKESKPCRRKRGGGGRGGGGRDRCPSRRNGDNLRWWYRLVDRAFYDIVYSEWSQWGPCTRSCSQRRRKRCTLAEVCQNSYVKETRRCSITGTRCHKKHKLKPAPSDVDDDVDVSDVDVPSLPTEAVASAGKDESGSGPEDGNDAEEEEEAPETKEEDVKTASILKGLHNGTCGVRPPAQRGSYRVVGGQEAQRLGWPWQVAILTRWEEQFCAGTLIAPDWVLTAAHCVRKKSRRRRFIVRAGEHDLGEFEGTEDEVKPEKEFPHPDFDYHTITNDIALVRLNRPLLPRARPGYACLPGPGFTPDKDALCYILGWGKRRNTHLFGAEVLHEAKVPLVTHKRCQKVFEYDIDNSTQLCAGYKRGGSDACAGDSGGPLLCPKTERGVTRWFLTGITSYGEGCGRKGKFGIYTNVVSYRDWIAGVIESY, from the exons ATGTTGACATCAAGAGAAAAGTGTGGAGTAACATGGAAGTTCGGACGACTGAGAGTGAAAACGATGTGCGTGGTGACGTCACTGTTTGTGATGACAGTGGTGTGTGCTGCACGTGCTGGTTCTACTGATGAg GACACTACCAGTACCACATACATCCAAAATGGCCGCCATCTGAAAGTGGTCTGGAACTACAATGACGTAAGATTAGCACCACCTATGATCAGATCTATGCAATACAGACGGAGAGGACCACATCGTAGACGGCGGAAACCACACCGGTACAGTTTTAAGGGCGGGAAAAATCATTATCGTCGCAGGAAAAACGAAGATTCATGGCAAAAATCACGAAGTGGGTCAAGGAAAAAGTTTGATCCAGAAATAAAGTGCAACGCTACATCATTATCCTCACTGAACAGAACGTACGTGGAGTCCATGGAAGAGCTGGACGGTCTGCTGTGTCAGTATTACGAGCCCTGGTCAAAATGGCGGCCCTGCAACCGACGCTGTATTCAAAGCCGCGCACGTAAATGCCGCGAGCCCAAAAACTGCTGGTCCGACAGACTCAAGGAGTCGAAACCGTGCCGGAGAAagcgaggaggaggagggagaggaggaggggggcgAGATCGCTGTCCTTCCCGGAGGAACGGAGACAACTTGCGGTGGTGGTACCGCCTGGTGGACCGCGCCTTCTACGACATCGTGTACAGTGAGTGGTCTCAGTGGGGGCCGTGTACGCGATCCTGCAGCCAGCGGCGTAGGAAGCGGTGCACCCTGGCCGAAGTGTGTCAGAACAGCTACGTAAAGGAGACACGGCGTTGCAGCATTACGGGCACCAGGTGTCACAAGAAACACAAGCTGAAACCCGCACCCTCTGACGTAGACGATGACGTTGACGTGTCTGACGTAGACGTGCCGTCATTGCCTACCGAAGCGGTCGCCTCTGCGGGGAAGGACGAGAGTGGTTCCGGACCTGAAGACGGAAACGACgctgaggaagaagaagaggcgcCTGAAACGAAAG AAGAAGACGTGAAGACGGCGTCCATCTTGAAAGGCCTGCATAACGGAACCTGCGGAGTGCGGCCACCTGCTCAGAGAGGATCGTACCGAGTGGTGGGCGGACAGGAGGCTCAGCGGCTTGGCTGGCCCTGGCAG GTCGCCATCTTGACGCGGTGGGAGGAGCAGTTCTGTGCGGGAACCCTGATCGCCCCCGACTGGGTTCTGACCGCAGCCCACTGTGTCCGCAAGAAGTCACGTCGCCGTCGCTTCATCGTCAGGGCCGGCGAGCACGATCTGGGG gagTTTGAAGGTACAGAAGACGAAGTGAAGCCAGAGAAGGAGTTTCCTCACCCGGACTTCGACTACCACACCATCACCAACGACATCGCCCTCGTGCGACTCAACCGGCCACTGCTACCCCGCGCCCGCCCCGGGTACGCCTGTCTACCCGGCCCCGGCTTCACGCCCGACAAGGACGCTCTCTGCTACATCCTGGGCTGGGGAAAGCGCCGCAACACGCATCTGTTCGGAGCTGAAGTGCTTCACGAGGCCAAAGTCCCGCTGGTGACCCACAAACGCTGCCAGAAAGTGTTCGAGTACGACATCGACAACAGCACCCAGCTGTGCGCGGGCTACAAGCGAGGAGGGAGTGACGCCTGTGCCGGGGACAGCGGGGGACCTTTGCTGTGTCCCAAGACGGAGAGAGGGGTGACCCGCTGGTTTCTGACGGGGATCACGAGCTATGGGGAGGGGTGCGGCAGGAAGGGCAAGTTCGGGATATACACCAACGTCGTCAGCTACCGGGACTGGATCGCTGGTGTCATCGAGTCCTACTGA